From one Mytilus edulis chromosome 1, xbMytEdul2.2, whole genome shotgun sequence genomic stretch:
- the LOC139515765 gene encoding NAD kinase 2, mitochondrial-like, which produces MHYRLFHRLIPIHRNPSAYLAAASSSNSTSSLPNRTPFKPKTAVVLSKVTRYEFEKRIFPDFTEQQLKDHLESKRSDYDGLLERHNRHYSCVDLIERELRNNGIEAKVVQRFDLDNDLIGWADVIFTAGGDGTFLLAADKVRGQDKPVIGLNSDPNRSAGCLCLPKDKYSAGQFDAAIKRLLDGDFRWLKRQRIRITIAGHSEKLFPTELKEEQLLYHEHRFLEHMNEKLECSKPIDSDENGNIEVLPIVALNEVFIGEAHSSRVSYYEMKVDDEPHMKEKSSGITICTGTGSTSWHFHINQLSTDAVQNILSISNSLSSCKVPVEDTALIREVTKKFNESLVFDPSEPRMAYTIRDPIRNDVFSVPCVKGVAKRIQIRSRMWDAHLVIDGGFSYKFNDGAIATLEIHDEDALKSVEFD; this is translated from the exons ACCAAACAGAACACCATTTAAACCCAAAACTGCAGTGGTTTTGTCTAAAGTGACAAGATACGAATTTGAAAAACGTATTTTTCCAGACTTTACAGAACAGCAACTGAAAGACCAC TTAGAAAGTAAGAGATCTGATTATGATGGATTGTTAGAAAGACACAATCGTCATTACAGCTGTGTGGACTTGATAGAGAGAGAATTAAG AAACAATGGTATTGAAGCTAAAGTAGTACAGAGGTTTGACCTAGATAATGACCTGATTGGTTGGGCAGATGTTATATTCACTGCTGGAGGTGATGGGACATTTCTGTTAGCAGCTGACAAAGTTAGAGGTCAAGATAAACCGGTGATAGGATTAAATTCTGACCCAAATAG ATCAGCTGGATGTTTATGTTTACCCAAAGATAAGTACTCAGCCGGTCAATTTGATGCTGCAATCAAACGTCTTCTGGATGGAGATTTCAG gtgGTTGAAGCGACAAAGAATAAGAATTACAATTGCAGGTCATAGTGAAAAATTGTTTCCTACTGAATTAAAGGAAGAACAATTGCTTTATCATGAACATAGATTTTTAGAACACATGAATGAAAAATTAGAATGCTCAAAACCTATAGATAGTGATGAAAATGGAAATATTGAGGTGTTACCTATTGTGGCGCTTAATGAAGTTTTTATTGGAGAAGCACATTCATCTAG ggTTTCTTATTATGAAATGAAGGTTGATGATGAGCCACATATGAAAGAGAAAAGCTCTGGTATAACAATTTGTACTGGAACTGGTTCTACTTCCTGGCATTTCCATATAAATCAATTGTCTACAGATGCAGTTCAGAACATACTCAGCATAT CTAATAGTCTTTCTAGTTGTAAAGTTCCCGTTGAGGATACAGCATTAATCAGAGAAGTCACAAAGAAATTCAATGAATCACTGGTGTTTGACCCAAGTGAACCACGAATGGCTTACACAATCAGGGATCCTATTAGGAATG ATGTATTCAGTGTTCCATGTGTCAAAGGGGTTGCAAAAAG AATACAGATCCGTTCAAGAATGTGGGATGCTCATCTAGTTATAGATGGTGGATTTTCTTACAAGTTCAATGATGGAGCTATTGCTACCTTAGAAATTCATGACGAAGACGCCTTAAAAAGTGTTGAATTTGATTag